A region of Rhodamnia argentea isolate NSW1041297 chromosome 9, ASM2092103v1, whole genome shotgun sequence DNA encodes the following proteins:
- the LOC125316561 gene encoding calcyclin-binding protein-like — protein MADEYALDLEELRQLQRIAKRPRVVSLISSEIRNLEKLSTDAVTAHASQTPEPISTQARVPCTPALNYVTLASFSWDQDSDKVKIYLSLEGVDQEKMESEFKTMSLDIKIHDVQGKNYCFTIPKLNKEIVPEKSKVVVKPSRIIVTLFKASKGNWLDLQFKEDKVKPSVNKDKDPMAGIMDLMKNMYEEGDDEMKKTIAKAWTDARTGKAADPLKGYR, from the exons ATGGCGGATGAGTACGCCCTCGACTTGGAGGAGCTCCGGCAACTTCAGAGAATCGCGAAGCGTCCTCGCGTCGTCTCTCTCATCTCCTCGGAGATACGCAACTTGGAAAag TTGTCAACAGATGCTGTTACTGCTCATGCCTCACAGACACCTGAGCCAATATCAACTCAAGCAAGGGTTCCTTGTACCCCAGCTTTGAATTATGTCACGCTTGCATCTTTCAGCTGGGATCAGGATAGTGACAAAGTCAAG ATTTATCTTTCTCTGGAGGGAGTTGATCaggaaaaaatggaaagtgaGTTCAAGACAATGTCGCTTGACATAAAGATCCATGATGTACAAGGGAAGAACTATTGCTTTACCATACCCAAATTGAACAAGGAGATTGTGCCAGAGAAATCTAAGGTTGTAGTTAAACCGTCGAGAATAATTGTGACATTGTTTAAGGCCTCAAAGGGGAACTGGTTAGATTTGCAATTTAAGGAGGACAAG GTAAAGCCTAGTGTCAACAAAGACAAAGATCCCATGGCTGGAattatggatttgatgaag AATATGTACGAGGAAGGTGATGacgaaatgaagaagacaattGCAAAAGCGTGGACAGATGCCCGAACTGGCAAAGCAGCCGATCCTTTGAAGGGATACCGTTGA
- the LOC115728657 gene encoding glucan endo-1,3-beta-glucosidase 11-like translates to MATLYSRIAMAYAVILFSIYLSTGVASLGINYGQVANNLPQPERVLELLRSLKVTKARIYDTNPQVLTAFANSNVELIVTVENDMLGQLRDPQQALQWVSARIKPYFPATRITGIQVGNEVLTDPDPTVTANLVPAMGSIRGALVQLGLDSYIQVSSPNSLAVLAQSFPPSAGTFKSEVYSVVYQFLQFLSTTKSPFWINAYPYFAYKDDSSQISLDYVLFNPNPGMLDPYTKLRYDNMLYAQADAVTFAMARMGFEGIEVRVSETGWPSKGDPDEVGATLENAAIYNKNLLRRQLKNEGTPLRPNMRLEVYVFALFNEDLKPGPTSERNYGLFRPDGTMAYNVGLSALSTSSSTSSASISLTSSATKDARKEYQSLVYWMFVFLLTCQVFIRRQF, encoded by the exons atgGCAACCCTTTATAGTAGAATCGCCATGGCTTATGCTGTAATTTTGTTCTCTATCTATTTATCAACAG GAGTTGCTTCACTTGGGATCAACTATGGGCAAGTTGCCAACAATTTGCCCCAGCCGGAGCGAGTTCTCGAGCTCTTGAGATCCCTGAAGGTCACCAAGGCGAGAATCTACGACACCAATCCGCAAGTCCTGACCGCATTCGCGAATTCCAACGTCGAGCTCATCGTGACCGTCGAGAACGACATGCTGGGCCAGCTGAGGGATCCCCAGCAAGCCTTGCAGTGGGTGAGCGCCCGCATCAAGCCTTACTTCCCCGCCACGCGGATCACCGGCATCCAAGTAGGCAATGAGGTGTTAACCGACCCGGACCCCACAGTCACGGCCAATCTCGTGCCGGCGATGGGTAGCATCCGCGGAGCTCTAGTCCAGCTAGGGTTAGATTCCTACATCCAAGTCTCCTCCCCCAATTCCTTGGCGGTCCTCGCCCAGTCGTTCCCTCCTTCAGCCGGTACCTTCAAGAGCGAAGTCTATAGCGTGGTCTATCAATTCTTGCAATTCTTATCGACTACCAAGTCGCCATTTTGGATCAATGCCTACCCGTATTTCGCTTACAAGGACGACTCATCCCAGATATCCCTCGACTATGTGCTTTTCAACCCGAACCCGGGCATGTTGGATCCGTACACTAAATTGCGCTACGACAACATGTTGTATGCACAAGCGGACGCGGTCACTTTCGCCATGGCGAGAATGGGTTTCGAAGGGATCGAAGTTAGGGTTTCCGAGACCGGATGGCCATCGAAGGGCGACCCGGACGAGGTAGGCGCAACCCTCGAGAATGCCGCGATCTACAACAAGAACTTGCTGAGGAGGCAGTTGAAGAATGAAGGGACGCCATTGAGGCCTAACATGAGGCTCGAGGTCTATGTGTTCGCCTTGTTCAATGAGGACCTGAAGCCAGGGCCAACTTCCGAGAGGAACTACGGACTTTTTCGGCCGGATGGGACAATGGCTTACAATGTCGGCCTCTCCGCTCTGTCTACCTCGTCGTCCACCTCCTCAGCCTCCATTTCTCTCACTTCTTCTGCCACGAAG GATGCACGTAAGGAATATCAAAGCTTGGTCTACTGGATGTTTGTGTTTTTGCTGACTTGTCAAGTTTTTATTCGAAGACAGTTTTAA